A window of Actinomycetota bacterium contains these coding sequences:
- a CDS encoding DUF4870 domain-containing protein encodes MAEQPTAEHPDANKKSSTGMPAKLAVLVSHAGILLYGYGGWLSGLIIYLLEKENRFVKFQAMQSMIIGFTSLIIRIVLQIIGSIVRAILVRSVFSYGLWGWWSLFSWLAWFVVIAELIIRIVIVLKTQQGENYKFPFFGNLAEKYTKNFNPQD; translated from the coding sequence ATGGCTGAACAACCTACAGCAGAGCATCCGGACGCAAATAAAAAAAGTTCTACAGGAATGCCTGCCAAGCTGGCAGTACTGGTATCCCATGCTGGAATCCTGCTATATGGATACGGGGGCTGGCTGTCAGGCCTAATCATCTATCTGTTGGAAAAAGAAAACAGGTTTGTCAAGTTTCAGGCGATGCAGTCCATGATTATTGGCTTTACCTCTTTAATCATAAGGATAGTACTGCAGATTATTGGGTCTATAGTAAGAGCAATCCTGGTTAGATCGGTATTTTCCTATGGATTATGGGGCTGGTGGAGCCTGTTTAGCTGGCTGGCCTGGTTTGTAGTAATTGCAGAGCTTATAATCAGGATAGTAATAGTGCTGAAAACCCAGCAGGGAGAAAACTACAAGTTTCCCTTCTTTGGCAATCTGGCTGAAAAGTACACCAAGAATTTTAATCCCCAAGACTAA